The segment GGCGAGCCACGGCGGATGTCCACGGCCACATCGAACACCTCGCCCTCGAGCACGCTGACCAGCTTGCCCTGCGGGTTGGGCCACTGATAATGCAGGCCGCGCAGCACGCCGCGCGCAGAGCGCGAGACGTTCGACTGCACGAAGCGACAATCGATGCCAGCCTTGTGAAACTTCGACTCGTTGTAGCTCTCGTAGAAATAGCCACGTGAGTCGCCGAACACCTGAGGCTCAACCACCAGCAAACCCGGCAAGCGGGTTTCGAGCACCTTCATCGGGCCTGTCCGCTCTTGATCAGTTTGCGCAGGTACTGGCCATAGCCCGTCTTCGCCAGCGGTTCTGCCAAGCGAAGAAGCTGGGCGTCGTCGATCCAGCCTTTGAAGTGGGCGATTTCCTCGGGGCAGCAGACCTTCAGGCCCTGGCGGTTCTCGATGGTTTCGATGTAGTTGCCCGCTTCCATCAATGACTCGTGCGTACCGGTGTCCAGCCAGGCGAAGCCGCGCCCCAGCTGCTCCAGATGCAGCGACCCATCCTCAAGGTAGCAGCGGTTGAGGTCGGTGATCTCCAGCTCACCGCGTGGCGAGGGCTTGAGCGAGGCAGCGTAGTCGCACACGCGGGCGTCATAGAAATACAGCCCGGTGACCGCATAGGGGGATTTCGGCTTGGCCGGCTTTTCCTCCAGGCCGACCACCCTTCCGGCCTCATCGAACTCGGCTACGCCGTAACGCTCCGGATCCTTCACCCAATAGCCGAAGACCGTGGCGCCATGATCCCTAGCGGTGGCGCGTCGCAGGCTTTCGGTGAGGCCGTGGCCATAGAAGATGTTGTCGCCCAGCACCAGGCAGCTTGGATCGCCGCCGATGAAGTCGCGGCCGATCAGGAAGGCCTGCGCCAGTCCGTCCGGCGAGGGCTGCACGGCGTATTGCAGGTTCATTCCCCACTGCGAGCCGTCGCCAAGCAGGCGCTGGAACAGGACCTGCTCGTGCGGCGTGTTGATGATCAGCACATCGCGGATGCCGGCCAGCATCAGGGTGGCCAGGGGGTAGTAGATCATCGGCTTGTCATACACCGGCAACAGCTGCTTGCTGATCGCCTGGGTGATCGGATACAGGCGCGTGCCGGAGCCGCCGGCGAGAATGATGCCCTTGCGCTTCGTGCTCATGATCCCAGTCGCTCCATGCGGTAGCTGCCGTCGAGCACACGCTGCACCCACGGCTGGTTGGCGAGGTACCAGTCCACAGTGGCGGCGATGCCGCTCTCGAACGTCTGCGAGGGCTTCCAGCCCAGCTCGCGCTCGAGCTTGCCGGCATCGATGGCGTAGCGGCGGTCGTGGCCGGGGCGGTCCTTTACGTAAGTGATCAGCGACTCGCGCCGGCGGCCTTCGGCCAGCGGGCGGCGATCGTCGAGCAGCGCGCAGATCGTTTTCACCACGGTGATGTTGGTGCGCTCAGCGTTTCCGCCCACGTTGTAGGTCTCGCCCACGCGCCCGGCCTCGAGCACCCGTCGGATGGCGCTGCAGTGGTCGCCCACGAACAGCCAGTCGCGGATGTTCATGCCGTCGCCGTAGACCGGCAACGACTCACCGGCCAGCGCCTTCTGGATCACCAGCGGGATCAGCTTTTCCGGGAACTGGTAGGGGCCGTAGTTGTTGGAGCAGTTGGTGGTGAGGGTGGGCAGCCCGTAGGTATGGTGGAACGCCCGTACCAGATGGTCCGAGGCGGCCTTGGACGCCGAGTAGGGCGAGTTCGGCGCGTACGGCGTGGTCTCGGTGAACCTGCCCTCCGGCCCCAGCGAGCCGTAGACCTCGTCGGTCGACACGTGGAGGAAGCGGAACGCATCGCGGGCATTGCCTTCCAGCGAGCGCCAGTAGTCCCGGGCGCACTCGAGCAGGCCCAGCGTGCCGGTCACGTTGGTCTCGACGAAGGCGGCGGGGCCGTCGATGGAACGGTCGACGTGGGACTCGGCGGCAAAGTTCACGATGGCGTCGGGCCGATGCTCGGCCAACAGTCTTGCCACCAGCGCCCGGTCGCCGATGTCGCCATGGACGAAGCGATGCCGCGCATGGCCGGACAAGGGGGTAAGCGTATCGAGGTTGCCGGCGTAGGTAAGCTTGTCCAGGTTGATGACGACCCACCCGTCCGCGACCGTCTCCAGCACGAAGTTGGCGCCGATGAAACCTGCGCCGCCAGTGACCAACAGTGTTCTCATGAGACCCGGTTTCGTGGCCATGGGGTGGCGTATTTTGGCATGGAGGCCGGTGCTTTCCGAAGAAGGTCGCCTTAACAGGGCCGGATCATCAATGCATCGGACGCCCCAATGCCGGTTACCATGGTGAACCACCAACGGGGCATGCCTCGATCTGGCCATTTCGGACTTATGAAAAAGACAACCAAGAGCTCCCTGGGATTGGGAACGCGCGCCATCCACGCCGGTCAGTCCCCCGATCCGGCTACCGGCGCCATCATGACGCCAATCTATGCCACCTCGACCTATGTACAGGAGAGTCCGGGAAGGCATAAGGGTTATGAATATTCGCGGACCCAGAATCCCACGCGCATGGCTTACGAGCGGTGCGTAGCGGCCCTCGAGGGCGGCAAGGCGGGGTTTGCTTTCAGTTCCGGGCTGGCGGCCGCAGCTACCGTATTGGAATTGCTCGATTCAGGCAGCCACGTCATCGCAATGGATGACCTCTATGGCGGTACCTATCGCCTTTTCGAACGCGTTCGCCGACGTTCGGCCGGTCTGGATTTCACCTTTGCCGATCTCAATGATGCCAAGGCGCTGAGGGCTGCGCTGAGGCCGAACACGCGGATGATCTGGGCCGAGACACCGACCAACCCGATGCTCAAACTGGTGGACCTTGCCAAGATCGCCGCCTTCGCAAAAAAGCACGGCCTGATCCTGGTAGTGGACAACACCTTCTGCTCGCCGATGTTGCAGCGTCCGCTGGAGTTCGGAGCTGATCTGGTTCTGCATTCGGCGACCAAGTACCTTAACGGCCATTCGGATATGGTTGGCGGGGTCGTGGTTGCCGGGAGCCAGGAGCTCGCCGAGCGGATGGCTTTCCTGCAGAATTCGGTCGGCGCCGTGGCCGGCCCGTTCGACGCGTTTCTGGCCATGCGCGGGCTAAAGACGCTGCACCTGCGCATGAAAGCCCACTGCCAGAGCGCACTGGAGCTGGCACGGTGGCTGGAAAAGCATCCCGCGATAGAGCGGGTGATCTACCCGGGCCTCAAGAGCCACCCGCAGCAGGCACTGGCCAGGCGCCAGATGGACGGTTTCGGGGGCATCATCAGTCTGGAAGTGAAAGGGGGGCTGAAGAAGGCCCGTCGGATGCTTGAGCGTTGCGAGTTGTTCGCGCTGGCCGAGTCCCTGGGGGGGGTAGAGAGCCTGATCGAGCATCCGGCGATCATGACGCACGCGTCTGTACCGGCCGCCAACCGTCGGCGACTGGGTATCAGCGACGGACTGGTCCGCATCTCCGTGGGTGTCGAGGACATTCAGGACCTGCGAGACGAACTTGCCCGTGCGCTTGCCTGACGGTGATGAAACGGCCGGCCGAATGCATCCGGCCGGTGTCGACAGCTCGCGCCAAGGGCATCACGGTTTTCCGGACGTGCTTGCGATCGCCGCCGGCGTGAAGGCGACGCGCGGGCGAATCGATGCCCATGCAGCCCTCTATGGTTACCTGTCCGTAGATGCAGTGGCCGGAACTGTGCTTCCATCCGCTGTGCGCGGGAACTGCCGGCGCTGGCTCACTTTCGCCCGGGGACAGGGGGCGTGCTTTTGCATCACCCCATGCCGATCTGCGCTTGAGGATATGGAAGAGCCGGCGCTCCTCTCCATGGCATCCGGCAATTCACTCCAGCGCATCCTGGGCAAGGTGCGAATCTTGCTGCAACCCGAGGCCGCCGACCCATGAGCTTTGTTTCCTACGCCCAAAACGGCGAAGACGTCATGTTGGCACGCGTCCTGCGAGGCATCGCTCGCGGTTTCTACATCGACGTCGGGGCGCAGGACCCGATCGAGCATTCCGTGACCAAGGCTTTCTACGAGGCCGGTTGGCATGGCATAAATATCGAGCCTGTGACGCACTGGTTCGAAATGCTCCAGCGCGATCGTCCGCGCGACATCAACCTGCGGATGGCCGCATCCGATTCGACCGGGCGGCTTCGTCTTTTCGAGGTGGGCGGTACCGGGCTCTCGACGACCCATGGCGAGTTCGCCGATCGCCATGCGCAGGCCGGGTTCCCGGTGAGCGAGGTCGAAGTGGAGTGCCGGACGCTGGACGAGATCTGCGCGGCGCACCCAATTGGCGTGGTGCATTTTCTCAAGATCGACTGCGAGGGAAGCGAGGCGGCGGTATTGCGCGGATTCTCTTTCGGGCACATCCGGCCTTGGATCGTGCTGGTGGAGGCTACCGAGCCGCTGAGCCAGAAGCCTACGCATGCGGAGTGGGAGAACGTGGTCCTTGGCCATGGCTACCACTTCGTTTACGGAGATGGCCTCAATCGCTACTACGTAGC is part of the Dyella thiooxydans genome and harbors:
- the rfbB gene encoding dTDP-glucose 4,6-dehydratase — translated: MRTLLVTGGAGFIGANFVLETVADGWVVINLDKLTYAGNLDTLTPLSGHARHRFVHGDIGDRALVARLLAEHRPDAIVNFAAESHVDRSIDGPAAFVETNVTGTLGLLECARDYWRSLEGNARDAFRFLHVSTDEVYGSLGPEGRFTETTPYAPNSPYSASKAASDHLVRAFHHTYGLPTLTTNCSNNYGPYQFPEKLIPLVIQKALAGESLPVYGDGMNIRDWLFVGDHCSAIRRVLEAGRVGETYNVGGNAERTNITVVKTICALLDDRRPLAEGRRRESLITYVKDRPGHDRRYAIDAGKLERELGWKPSQTFESGIAATVDWYLANQPWVQRVLDGSYRMERLGS
- the rfbA gene encoding glucose-1-phosphate thymidylyltransferase RfbA; this encodes MSTKRKGIILAGGSGTRLYPITQAISKQLLPVYDKPMIYYPLATLMLAGIRDVLIINTPHEQVLFQRLLGDGSQWGMNLQYAVQPSPDGLAQAFLIGRDFIGGDPSCLVLGDNIFYGHGLTESLRRATARDHGATVFGYWVKDPERYGVAEFDEAGRVVGLEEKPAKPKSPYAVTGLYFYDARVCDYAASLKPSPRGELEITDLNRCYLEDGSLHLEQLGRGFAWLDTGTHESLMEAGNYIETIENRQGLKVCCPEEIAHFKGWIDDAQLLRLAEPLAKTGYGQYLRKLIKSGQAR
- a CDS encoding cystathionine gamma-synthase, which produces MKKTTKSSLGLGTRAIHAGQSPDPATGAIMTPIYATSTYVQESPGRHKGYEYSRTQNPTRMAYERCVAALEGGKAGFAFSSGLAAAATVLELLDSGSHVIAMDDLYGGTYRLFERVRRRSAGLDFTFADLNDAKALRAALRPNTRMIWAETPTNPMLKLVDLAKIAAFAKKHGLILVVDNTFCSPMLQRPLEFGADLVLHSATKYLNGHSDMVGGVVVAGSQELAERMAFLQNSVGAVAGPFDAFLAMRGLKTLHLRMKAHCQSALELARWLEKHPAIERVIYPGLKSHPQQALARRQMDGFGGIISLEVKGGLKKARRMLERCELFALAESLGGVESLIEHPAIMTHASVPAANRRRLGISDGLVRISVGVEDIQDLRDELARALA